The Brevibacillus humidisoli DNA segment TCGGCAACCATGTCGTCGATTACCTGGATCATATCGACCAACACTTTTCCTTCCCGACTGGTCTCGCTGACATCAAAGCCATCCGCCAGACCGCGCAGATATGATATACGCTTTTCCAATTGTTCCATTGCAACCCCTCCTCGCAGACTACAACTGTATTGTGCCCGATCGGGATCGGCTTACAAATGGAAAAAATGAACTGCTCCATCTGTCACTTTCGTATGCCGATCAAAATACAGGCAATACCGACAAAAATCCAGAGCAATTTATGGAAACTGATCCGTTCCGAAATGCCAACCAGTCCGATCGTTGTCGTCGTCAGCAGGATAATCGGGCCGACCAGGGCCAACCCCGAATTAACCAGCAACGCCTTCTCCACTTGATTCAGTTTCAGGATCAACACGGCTGCCAGAATCTCGATCGTTCCTGACAGAAACCGCAGCGATGCCATACCGATAATCGCCTTTTCAAGCATACTCGTCCCTCCCCTACAAACACTTTATGCTCCGTGTTCAGGCAATAGTCTTGTCACAATTCTCTTCCCAAGACTGGGTAAATGCCCACTTCAACTGTGCGCGTATCACTCCTCCTGCCTGTCCGGCATAGACTGAAGCAAACGCCTAAAGAAGAGGGGAAACAATATGAGTGGACATGGAGCATCGTTTTGGCCGCCTGTCTGGCATGATCCATCCGCAGAGCGTACCAGCAAGCCGCGTCAGCAGGGACTTACGATGGTCATCGACAAAGGCCTTGGTCTTCATTCGTTTGAAGACGTGATGAATGTATCTGCTGACTACATTGATGTATACAAACTGGGCTTCGGTACATCCGTGCTGTATCCGACCAGCCTGTTGCAGAGTAAAATAGCCCTTGCACGCATGCACCATGTACAGATCATGCCGGGTGGGACGTTTTTTGAAGTGGCTTGTACCACAGAATCGGTGGAACACTATATCTCGATCATCAAGTCCCTCGGATTTACCGCAATCGAGGTCTCAGACGGGAGCCTTCCTATCAGCAAAGAACGGCGTTGGCAGGCTATCGGCTTGGCCAAGGAGGCAGGCTTGGTCGTCTATACGGAATTCGGCAAAAAAGCAGCCAGTTTTACTGCCGACCTCGACCCCCTGCTGCAAACACTGGACGAAGACCTGCGCGCCGGTGCCGACTATGTGATTGTGGAAGCGCGAGAGAGCGGCAATGTTGGGGTGTTCAACTGTAATGGTGAAACAGATCGTTCATTCGTACGTGATGTACAGATCTCTGCCGGTTCACAAGCTTCGCGGCTGATCTGGGAAGCGCCGCGCAAAGAGCAGCAAGTGGCTCTTCTGGAGACATTGGGACTTGCGACCAACCTGGGCAACATCGCAACGAATGATGTACTATCCGTAGAAACCTTGCGGCGAGGGTTACGAGGTGATACAGCTCACAGGATCCTTGACGAGAGGAGTAAAGCGACATGCGAATAGAGGTTGTGGAGACTGTCGATGAGATTCGCCATGACCAGATCGCCAAACGAACGGTGGTGGTGATTGACGTACTGCGTGCCTCCAGTACAATTGTGACGGCGCTGGCCCACGACTTTTCCTATATCGTGCCGGTCGACACTGTCGGGCAAGCCTTTGCCCTGCGCAACAGTCATTCACTACTGGCTGGAGAGCGTCACTGCAAAAAGATAAGCGATTTTCACTATAATAACTCCCCGACCGATCTCATGAAAGCAGAAGCTGACGGGCGGCATCTGATCCTGACGACGACCAACGGAACCCGGGCCATCCACAAGGCTGAGCGGGCGGAAATGCTGTTGGTCGGCTGTTTTTTAAACGCAACTGCTTGTATGGAGCAGGCACTGGCCAAACGGGCTGACATCACACTCTATTGTGCTGGTAGCCGCCAGGAATTTGCCCTGGAAGACGGATTGGCTGCCGGCCTGATGATCCATCGGGCCAAACAGCGAGAACCGACTCTCTCGGTCTGCGATCTCGGCGTCGCTCTGGAAGCAAGTTATCAGCAGTTTGCCGAAGCATTAACCGAAAGAGTCATGCTAAGTGCAACTGCTAAACGGTTGGTTCAGCAGCAGTACACAGCCGACATCGATCATTGCTGTCGCGTTGACCTCTATCAACTGGTCCCCGTCTTGCGGGAGAAACGCATATATCCACACCTTGTCTCATAGAGTGAAGGAGGAAAGAAAAGGGACAGGGGTTGCGATCAACATGTCTTATTGGTCGGGAGAAGTGATGCTAGTCGTACTGATCATCGTAGGATTAATCGGCCGCTCGCCGATTATCGCCACCGCAGCCAGTATGCTGCTGGTGCTGAAGCTGACGTCACTGGACCGCTTTTTCCCAGCAGTCGAGCGGCGCGGCATGGAACTCGGCCTGCTCTTTTTGACCATCTCCGTACTCGTACCGTTCGCCAGCGAGAAGGTCACGTGGAAAGACATTACACCGCTCTTCACGACACTTCTCGGTATACTGGCGCTAACAGGCGGTGCGGTGGCTACCTACATGAACGGGAAAGGACTTGATTTGCTGAAAGCCGAACCGCACCTGATCGTCGGGTTGGTGATCGGTTCGATCATCGGCATCGTGTTTTTCCGCGGGATTCCCGTCGGTCCATTGATGGCCGCCGGGATTACCGCCTTTTTGCTTAAAGTATACGAATGGCTAACCAGATCGATGTGACAACGAGCAGCAACTGGGACAGTTCAGCGAAGCGCCTTGCGCAACAGGTAGAGGAAGTACGGTGCCCCGAGAAGCGCTGTAAACACACCTGCTGGCACTTCGGTCGGCGCGAACAAGGTACGGCCTGCCGTATCTGCCACCAACACGAGCAACCCCCCGGCGAGTGCCGAGATCGGAATCAAGATGCGATAGTCAGCACCTACCCACAGACGTACCAGATGGGGTACCACCAATCCGACAAAACCGATCGTCCCCGCTGCAGCAACCGCGCTGCCAGCCATCACAACGGCGACAAAAAGCAGCGTTCCCCTGGCAAGCTCCAACCTCATACCCAATCCCCTGCTCAATTGATCGCCCAGACAGATCGCGTTCATCCGGGGGGCGAGCAGCCAAGCAAGGGACAAGCTGAGCAGGGACCAAGGCAGTAATGAGAAAAAGTGTTCCCAGCCTCTGCCCCACAAGCTGCCTTTTAGCCAAAGCAGCGCCGCTCCCACCTGATCGGTCGCCCCAATCATCATCGCCGTAATCCCGGCATCAAATAGCGCGGCCAGAGCAATCCCGGCCAGGGCGAGGCGCACCGGACTCATTCCCCGCTTCCATGCCAACACATAGACAAGTGTCACAGCCAACAGTGCGCCTGAAAACGCACTCAACGGCAAAAGAAAAGCGGAAGCACTGGGCACCATTGTGATCACCAGAACAGCAGCAAACCCGGCTCCGTCATTCATGCCGATAATGTTGGTATCTACCAACGGGTTCCTCGCAATCCCCTGCAAAATCGCTCCAGACACAGCTAGATTGGCACCGACGAGCAGCCCGACGAGAATCCGCGGCATCCGGTATTCCCAAACCAACTTCCCTGCCAACGAATCGTCTGCCATAAACAGCCCGTTGATCACATCATGCAATGACATCGCCACACCGCCAAACTGGATGGCAAGCAAGATGGCAACGACTAACGATAGCAGCAATCCGATCAAGAAAGGTCTTTGCTTCATCGTCCCCGCTCCTTTCTCAGCAGATAGAGAAAGAACGGGGCACCGATAAACGCTGTTAGCACACCCACGGGCCACTCCAACGGCTCACGAATCGTCCTCGCCGCAATATCTCCGTATACCAGCAAGCACGCACCGAGAATCGCACTAACCGGAACCAATACCCGATAGTCACTGCCTACGAGCGACCTGCTCACGTGTGGGATGATCAAGCCGACAAACCCGATCGGTCCGGCAACCGCAACAGCACTGCCGGCCAGTACCACGGTCACCAGTGCCGCATATAAGCGAGTTGCATCCAATGAGATCCCCAACCCTTGCGCCACTTCATCCCCCAACTGGAGTGCATTCATCCGCGAAGACAACCCCCATGCGATCACCAATCCGCTGATCGCCCAAGGGAGCATCATGGAGACGTGTGACCAGCCTCGTCCAGCCAAACCGCCAGCCAGCCAAAAGATCACCAGTCCCGCTGTCTCCAAGTCAATCACGAGAATCCCCATCATCAGAGCACTGAGGAACAGGGAAACAGCCACGCCGGCCAGCGTTAGGCCAAGTGGTGTGACACCCCGCTGCGATGCCATCGAATAAACCAGCAGCCCACCGGTTGCCGCTCCTGCAAATGCCACAAATGGCGTCCACCCAATCGGAAAATCAGGATACAAGACGGTTAGTCCAACAATAAACAGAGAAGCACCCGCGGTCACCCCGATTAGTTTCGGTTCAACCAGCGGGTTATGGGTGATTCCCTGCATCAGTGCTCCGGAAACAGCGAGGCTGGCACCGACCAATGCGCCCAACAGTGCTCGCGGCAGACGCAAATCCCAGACGACAGCCCGTTCCACGGTGTCAGACGGCTGCCATAGCGCCTGCCATACGGTTGAGACATCAAGCTGCATCGTTCCGGCAAAGGTACTATAGATGACAGCCAGCAGTAAAAGAAATAGTCCGATGAGTAAAGTAAGAACAACCCGTATGATCGGATTCGTCTGTCGCTTGCCATGCATGTTATGATCCACCCCCGAGTCAATCCATGACACAAAGCGCCGTCATCCTCGGCGCTTTTGTCCTAAAACAAGATCGTATTTATTTCTTGAACACATCAGGATACAAGAGCGAAGGGGCTTGCTCTACAATCAGTTTGGCGGCAAGCGGACCGCGCCCACGCGACCAGATGTTGCGATCTACTTCGTAGGTACGTTCGTTTTGCACTGCATCCAGCTTGGACCACACGGGGTTTCCATTCATTTTTTCACTGATCAGATCATCCTTTTTGGACATCAGAAACAGCACTTGTGGATTTAGTTCAATCAGTTTCTCCAGATTCAGCTTCACAAAGCGGCTTTCACTAGCGTACTCTTTATTCTCTTCGGTCATCTCTTCACCGGTTAACATACTCTGTTTCAAGGCATAGTCAGCGCCGAGCGATGTCAAAATGGAACCGACAAACGAATTGTCCAGCCACATCGAGTAAGCATCGCCAATCAGGAACATCCCCAGTGCCGAGACGCCCCCTGGCGTTTTTTGCTTCACTTCGTCCAGTTTCGCTTCAAAATCGCGGACAAACGCTTCCGCCTCATCCTTTTTGCCCAAGA contains these protein-coding regions:
- a CDS encoding 2-phosphosulfolactate phosphatase — translated: MRIEVVETVDEIRHDQIAKRTVVVIDVLRASSTIVTALAHDFSYIVPVDTVGQAFALRNSHSLLAGERHCKKISDFHYNNSPTDLMKAEADGRHLILTTTNGTRAIHKAERAEMLLVGCFLNATACMEQALAKRADITLYCAGSRQEFALEDGLAAGLMIHRAKQREPTLSVCDLGVALEASYQQFAEALTERVMLSATAKRLVQQQYTADIDHCCRVDLYQLVPVLREKRIYPHLVS
- a CDS encoding DUF441 domain-containing protein: MSYWSGEVMLVVLIIVGLIGRSPIIATAASMLLVLKLTSLDRFFPAVERRGMELGLLFLTISVLVPFASEKVTWKDITPLFTTLLGILALTGGAVATYMNGKGLDLLKAEPHLIVGLVIGSIIGIVFFRGIPVGPLMAAGITAFLLKVYEWLTRSM
- a CDS encoding FecCD family ABC transporter permease, producing the protein MHGKRQTNPIIRVVLTLLIGLFLLLLAVIYSTFAGTMQLDVSTVWQALWQPSDTVERAVVWDLRLPRALLGALVGASLAVSGALMQGITHNPLVEPKLIGVTAGASLFIVGLTVLYPDFPIGWTPFVAFAGAATGGLLVYSMASQRGVTPLGLTLAGVAVSLFLSALMMGILVIDLETAGLVIFWLAGGLAGRGWSHVSMMLPWAISGLVIAWGLSSRMNALQLGDEVAQGLGISLDATRLYAALVTVVLAGSAVAVAGPIGFVGLIIPHVSRSLVGSDYRVLVPVSAILGACLLVYGDIAARTIREPLEWPVGVLTAFIGAPFFLYLLRKERGR
- a CDS encoding phosphosulfolactate synthase; amino-acid sequence: MSGHGASFWPPVWHDPSAERTSKPRQQGLTMVIDKGLGLHSFEDVMNVSADYIDVYKLGFGTSVLYPTSLLQSKIALARMHHVQIMPGGTFFEVACTTESVEHYISIIKSLGFTAIEVSDGSLPISKERRWQAIGLAKEAGLVVYTEFGKKAASFTADLDPLLQTLDEDLRAGADYVIVEARESGNVGVFNCNGETDRSFVRDVQISAGSQASRLIWEAPRKEQQVALLETLGLATNLGNIATNDVLSVETLRRGLRGDTAHRILDERSKATCE
- a CDS encoding FecCD family ABC transporter permease; this translates as MKQRPFLIGLLLSLVVAILLAIQFGGVAMSLHDVINGLFMADDSLAGKLVWEYRMPRILVGLLVGANLAVSGAILQGIARNPLVDTNIIGMNDGAGFAAVLVITMVPSASAFLLPLSAFSGALLAVTLVYVLAWKRGMSPVRLALAGIALAALFDAGITAMMIGATDQVGAALLWLKGSLWGRGWEHFFSLLPWSLLSLSLAWLLAPRMNAICLGDQLSRGLGMRLELARGTLLFVAVVMAGSAVAAAGTIGFVGLVVPHLVRLWVGADYRILIPISALAGGLLVLVADTAGRTLFAPTEVPAGVFTALLGAPYFLYLLRKALR
- a CDS encoding YqhV family protein, encoding MLEKAIIGMASLRFLSGTIEILAAVLILKLNQVEKALLVNSGLALVGPIILLTTTTIGLVGISERISFHKLLWIFVGIACILIGIRK